DNA from Cyanobacterium sp. T60_A2020_053:
TCTAACTCTGTAGATGCTATATCTAAAGCAAAAATGGCATCTCTAGCTGGCGAAATTACAGGTGATTTACCCACCCCCCTCATCACCCTAGAAATCGACAAAGAGAAAAAAACCCTCTCTATCTCCGATAACGGTATTGGTATGACAGTGGAAGAAGTGAAAAAATATATCAACCAAGTAGCTTTTTCCAGCGCCGAAGACTTTATTACCAGATACGGCAAAAGCCCTAATGATTTAATCGGGCATTTTGGTTTAGGTTTTTATTCTGCTTTTATGGTAGCTAAACAAGTGGAAATCGACACCTTATCATATCGGGAGGGCGCTACTGCTGTCCATTGGAGTTGTGATGGTTCACCAGAATTTGAATTATCCGAATCAGCGCGCACCACCCCCGGCACTACTATCACTCTTACTATTCTGGATGATGAAACGGAGTATTTAGAAGAAAGTCGCATCAAAAATTTAGTTAAAAAATACTCTGATTTTGTACCCGTTGCCATCGAAATGAAAGGGGAAGCGGTTAACCGCCAAAAAGCGTTATGGAAAGAATCTCCCCAAAATTTAACCGATGAAGATTATTTGGAATTTTATCGCTATCTTTACCCTTTCCAAGAAGACCCGTTATTATGGGTACATCTCAATACTGATTATCCTTTCTTACTCAACGGTATTTTATATTTTCCCAAATTAAAACCCGATGTTGATGTATCCAAAGGGCAAATTAAGTTATTCTGTAATCAGGTATTTGTGAGCGATCATTGTGAAGAAATTATCCCTGAGTTTTTGATGCCATTAAGAGGGGTAATTGATAGCCCTGATATTCCTTTGAATGTATCCCGTAGCGCCCTCACTAATCATCGCACCGTGAGGAGAATTGCTGATTTTATTAGTAAAAAAATTGGCGACCGTCTCAAATCTTTATACAATGAAAACAAAGGAGAATATATCCGTTGTTGGGAAGATGTGGGAACATTTGTGAAATACGGCTCACTACGAGATGAGAAATTCAAGAAACAAGTAGAGGATTTGATTCTTTATCGTACCACTTACCAAGTAGAACAGCCCAAAGTAGAAGTAGAAACAGGGGATGATGCTTGGGCAGATGCTGGTAATAATCAGCCTTTCACTACTTTAAACGAATATTTAGAGCGCAACAAAGAAAAACACGAGAAGCGCGTATTCTATTGCACCAATCCCCAAACCCAAAGCACCTACGTTGATTTGTACAAAAATCAGGGTATTGAGGTGTTATTTATGGATTCTTTCATCGATACCAATTACTTTATTCCGTTTTTGGAGAGAGAATATGACGAGGTGAAATTTTCCCGTGTGGATGCGGAATTAGATGATAGTTTGGTGGCGGAAGATAAAGGCAATGACATTGTTAACCCTGCCACTAATAAAACTCGCGCCGAAGAAATCAAGGAAATGTTTGAGAAGGCAATCAACAAGCCCAAAATTAATGTGAAAACTCAGGCATTGAAAGCGGATGCGAAGGATACACCCCCAGCTATGGTATTGTTACCAGAGGCAATGCGCCGTTTTCAAGAAATGACTGCCATGATGCAACAAAAAGAGGTACAATTCCCCGAAGAGCATCAATTAATCATTAATACGGCGCACCCCCTCATCGAAAATATCTATAATTTGGCGAAGGGCGCTGTTATTCAAGCTGGTGGCGAGTCTCCCACTACGGAAATGGTTAACCTAATGTGTCAACATGTTTATGATTTAGCTTTAATGGCGCAGCGCGCTTTTGATGCGGAAGGAATGACGGCGTTTGTGGAGCGTTCAAATAATGTCTTAACTAAGTTGACAAAACGTTAATTTTATGCTAGTAACAAGGGGTTTAAACCCCTTGTTATGCAAGGTTTTTGCATTCTCAAAATGTCAGTTTCTCAAACTAGCGAATAGTCCGAAATTCGGAGGTTTTTAACTAAAAACTAATCAATTATTAGAAAATATTACTCCCCTCTCCTATGCAGGGCGTTTTCATTCTCAAAAATGTTAGTTTCTCAAACTAGCCAATAATCTGAAATTCAGAGGTTTTTAACTACTAATAAATCAATTAATAGTAAAAAATCCTCCTGTCTCCCTGAATCTCCCCCCTTTTTAAGGGGGGTTGGGGGGGATCATCCTTATATTGTCTTCTTGTCAAAAACAAATCAATTTTGATCCTGACTTTGAAAACACCCTGCTATGGGAGAAGGGTTGGGGGTGAGGGCAAAGCGTTTTGATACCAATTTTGCCCCAAAAATCATACAATTTTTTCGCGCTGTTAAACCGTGACTAATTCAGGTTTCGGTAAAGGCTTATTCTTTTCTTGATAGTCTTCAATTAACAACTCTAAAACTTCTTGACCATTTTTCAAGGCTTCTTCGTATGTATTGCCATGGGTATGAGCATAAGGACCAAATTCAGGTAAGCTAACAATGTATTTTTGATCATCGTCAAACCATTGAATAAGAATACTATATTTATGATTCATTAATTTACTCCTTGACATTTTCTAAATCTTGAAGGGCATTTTTAACATCTTTTTCTTGATAACGACTAGCATTAGCACCATCTTTACCCGAAAGAGTTAAACTATTTTCTAAAAGAGGATGACTCTACACAGTATGACTTCCTTTACCTGAACGATAAGTAAATCCTGCCTTCAGTAACATTGATTTAAGTTCCCTAATTTTTTTAGACACTTGTAGAAATATCTCTATTTTCTTTTCCCATTTTACTTTATCAGGAAATACATTAACAGATACACAGTATGATAAATCTTTGTTGGGTTACGCTTTGCCCTAACCTACAGACTTTATATTTTACAAATGATTGAGGATTGCTATATTATATAGAGTTAAACGAAAAAAATCGAGGGAAGAAAGTTGAGTCGTAATTATTTATTTACCTCCGAGTCAGTAACCGAGGGACATCCAGATAAAATATGTGATCAAATTTCCGATACTATCTTAGACGCTTTACTCACTCAAGATGAATACAGCAGAGTAGCGGCGGAAGTTGTTGTCAATACGGGGTTAGTGCTGATTACGGGGGAAATTTCCTCTAGGGCGCAAGTAAATTATATTGACTTAGCTAGGAAAAAAATTGCTGACATTGGCTATACTGATGCAAATAATGGCTTTTCTGCTAATAGTTGTGCGGTTTTGGTGGCATTGGATCAACAGTCTGCAGATATTGCCCAAGGGGTAAATCAGGCGCAAGAACAACGAGAAGATTTGAGCGATGATGAGTTAGATAAAATCGGCGCGGGAGATCAAGGCTTAATGTTTGGTTTCGCCTGTAATGAAACCCCCGAATTAATGCCTTTACCCATCAGTTTAGCCCATCGGATGTCGCGCCGTTTGGCAATGGTGCGTAAATCTGGACAACTTCCCTATTTAGGTCCAGATGGTAAAACTCAGGTAACTGTTGCCTATGAAAATGATCAGCCTGTGGGTATCGACACGGTTTTAATTTCGACTCAACATCAGGAAGTGGTTAATGGTATTACTGATAATACCAAAATTCAAGCACTTTTGAAAGAAGTAATTTGGGAAAATGTGGTAATTCCTGTTTTTGATGATTTAGACATTAAACCAGATGAAAATACCCGTTTTTTAATTAATCCTACGGGAAAATTTGTCATTGGTGGTCCCCAAGGGGATTCGGGCTTAACTGGTC
Protein-coding regions in this window:
- the htpG gene encoding molecular chaperone HtpG, which gives rise to MSNVLEKGNISIHTENIFPIIKKSLYTDHEIFLRELISNSVDAISKAKMASLAGEITGDLPTPLITLEIDKEKKTLSISDNGIGMTVEEVKKYINQVAFSSAEDFITRYGKSPNDLIGHFGLGFYSAFMVAKQVEIDTLSYREGATAVHWSCDGSPEFELSESARTTPGTTITLTILDDETEYLEESRIKNLVKKYSDFVPVAIEMKGEAVNRQKALWKESPQNLTDEDYLEFYRYLYPFQEDPLLWVHLNTDYPFLLNGILYFPKLKPDVDVSKGQIKLFCNQVFVSDHCEEIIPEFLMPLRGVIDSPDIPLNVSRSALTNHRTVRRIADFISKKIGDRLKSLYNENKGEYIRCWEDVGTFVKYGSLRDEKFKKQVEDLILYRTTYQVEQPKVEVETGDDAWADAGNNQPFTTLNEYLERNKEKHEKRVFYCTNPQTQSTYVDLYKNQGIEVLFMDSFIDTNYFIPFLEREYDEVKFSRVDAELDDSLVAEDKGNDIVNPATNKTRAEEIKEMFEKAINKPKINVKTQALKADAKDTPPAMVLLPEAMRRFQEMTAMMQQKEVQFPEEHQLIINTAHPLIENIYNLAKGAVIQAGGESPTTEMVNLMCQHVYDLALMAQRAFDAEGMTAFVERSNNVLTKLTKR
- a CDS encoding type II toxin-antitoxin system HicB family antitoxin yields the protein MNHKYSILIQWFDDDQKYIVSLPEFGPYAHTHGNTYEEALKNGQEVLELLIEDYQEKNKPLPKPELVTV
- a CDS encoding methionine adenosyltransferase, which gives rise to MSRNYLFTSESVTEGHPDKICDQISDTILDALLTQDEYSRVAAEVVVNTGLVLITGEISSRAQVNYIDLARKKIADIGYTDANNGFSANSCAVLVALDQQSADIAQGVNQAQEQREDLSDDELDKIGAGDQGLMFGFACNETPELMPLPISLAHRMSRRLAMVRKSGQLPYLGPDGKTQVTVAYENDQPVGIDTVLISTQHQEVVNGITDNTKIQALLKEVIWENVVIPVFDDLDIKPDENTRFLINPTGKFVIGGPQGDSGLTGRKIIIDTYGGYSRHGGGAFSGKDPTKVDRSASYACRYVAKNIVAAGLASKCEVQVSYAIGVAHPVSIFIETFGTSTVPEEKLLPLVKAHFDLRPAGIIQMFDLRSLPARNNGRFYQDVAAYGHFGRTDLDLPWEKTDKALLLKEELRALVV